From Serinicoccus profundi, the proteins below share one genomic window:
- a CDS encoding HGxxPAAW family protein, translating to MHEDSHGHSVAAWVGVGIMLVASVIGSWGVVFSPDWLLYVGLALGVVGALAWYLLDRAGMGELREHAGEH from the coding sequence ATGCATGAGGACAGCCACGGTCACAGCGTCGCCGCCTGGGTGGGCGTCGGCATCATGCTCGTCGCCAGCGTCATCGGCAGCTGGGGTGTCGTCTTCTCCCCGGACTGGCTGCTCTACGTCGGGCTCGCGCTGGGCGTCGTCGGTGCGCTCGCGTGGTACCTCCTCGACCGCGCCGGCATGGGTGAGCTGCGGGAGCACGCGGGCGAGCACTGA
- the trpC gene encoding indole-3-glycerol phosphate synthase TrpC has translation MSTVLEEIVQGVREDLAERRATTPLEDVQERARQAPGCRDGWAALSRPGGTHVIAEVKRSSPSKGALAAIAEPASLAADYAAGGASVISVLTEGRRFGGSLADLDAVRAAVDIPVLRKDFIVDPYQVWEARAHGADLVLLIVAALPQEVLVGLLERTEALGMHALVEVHDEAELERALAAGARIIGVNNRNLKTLEVDRDTFTRMAPGIPTDRVAVAESGVRGPLDVVQFAEAGAQAVLVGEALVTVGAPRDAVAEMVAAGSHPALHGAAHARAGGAR, from the coding sequence GTGTCCACCGTGCTCGAGGAAATCGTCCAAGGGGTCCGCGAGGACCTCGCCGAGCGTCGCGCCACGACGCCCCTGGAAGACGTCCAGGAACGCGCCCGCCAGGCCCCTGGCTGCCGCGACGGTTGGGCGGCGCTGAGCCGCCCGGGTGGCACCCACGTCATCGCCGAGGTGAAGCGGAGCAGCCCCTCCAAGGGGGCCCTGGCGGCCATCGCCGAGCCGGCCTCGCTGGCCGCTGACTACGCCGCGGGTGGGGCGAGCGTCATCAGCGTGCTCACCGAGGGCCGACGCTTCGGCGGGTCGCTCGCCGACCTCGACGCCGTGCGGGCCGCCGTCGACATCCCCGTCCTGCGCAAGGACTTCATCGTCGACCCCTACCAGGTCTGGGAGGCCAGGGCGCACGGCGCCGACCTCGTCCTGCTCATCGTCGCGGCACTGCCGCAGGAGGTCCTCGTGGGGCTGTTGGAGCGGACCGAGGCGCTGGGGATGCACGCCCTCGTGGAGGTCCACGACGAGGCCGAGCTGGAGCGGGCCCTCGCGGCGGGGGCCCGCATCATCGGGGTCAACAACCGCAACCTCAAGACGCTGGAGGTCGACCGCGACACCTTCACCCGCATGGCGCCCGGCATACCCACCGACCGGGTGGCCGTCGCGGAGTCGGGCGTGCGCGGTCCCCTGGATGTCGTGCAGTTCGCCGAGGCGGGGGCGCAGGCCGTTCTCGTGGGTGAGGCGCTGGTGACGGTGGGGGCGCCCCGTGACGCCGTCGCGGAGATGGTCGCGGCCGGGTCGCACCCGGCCCTGCACGGCGCGGCGCACGCCCGGGCGGGAGGTGCACGATGA